In the Pseudolabrys taiwanensis genome, one interval contains:
- a CDS encoding DUF1850 domain-containing protein: protein MLELCLLAAGATIRLGTVALTLAWTHSIEKTRWEEDWRATPAGLALVEDRIQGTGAGMEPPADAKFDGRWWHYAPHVPPMPNVLLRRSGATDDWQVCIAGQCKPMGAYVPKDADPVTLTTCP from the coding sequence GTGCTCGAGCTCTGCCTCCTTGCGGCAGGCGCGACGATCCGCCTCGGCACCGTCGCGCTCACCTTGGCCTGGACGCATTCCATCGAGAAGACCCGCTGGGAAGAAGATTGGCGCGCGACGCCGGCCGGTCTCGCCCTTGTCGAGGACCGCATCCAGGGCACTGGCGCCGGCATGGAGCCGCCGGCGGACGCCAAATTCGATGGGCGATGGTGGCACTACGCGCCGCATGTTCCGCCGATGCCGAACGTGCTGCTGCGCCGTTCCGGCGCCACCGATGACTGGCAGGTTTGCATCGCCGGACAGTGTAAGCCGATGGGCGCTTATGTGCCGAAAGACGCCGATCCGGTGACGCTGACGACCTGTCCGTGA
- a CDS encoding TRAP transporter permease, with the protein MTAEDVAALSPKPLPGQTKTEAQLEKGWSGTFEGRALFWIAVAFSAFQIVTAMFSPLASQIVRSVHVGFLMLMVFGVASTLTGRQPVKIALWALGIIGFVLGLYHWVFYADLIVRAGDPDMQDIIVGVIVVILVFEAGRRMMGPLLPIICAVFLAYGLFGQYLPSPLNTRGYDFSQVVDQMFLGTEGIYGTPIYVSSTYIFLFILFGAFLEKAGMISLFTDLAMGTVGHARGGPAKVAVISSGLMGTINGSGIANVVTVGQFTIPLMKRFGYPSYFAGAVEATSSMGGQIMPPVMGAVAFIMAETINVPYSAVCIAAVVPAVLYYYSAFWAVHLEAGKRGLVGLPKDQCPSALKALKSNWFLLMPLAALVVLLFAGYTPLFAGTVGLGLTVMVIFSYPIVAALPQPVLRIVFWILLGLSAALFFEYGIWLLIGMVAALMLVTIWVKGGRDTLTIALNSLADGARHALPVGVACALVGTIIGTLTLTGAATNFVRVIVSVGESSIFLSLCLTALTSLILGMGIPTIPNYIITSSIAAPALLHLGVPLIVSHMFVFYFGIMADLTPPVALAAFAAASIAKESGFKIGWTAVKIALPGWIVPFMAIYSPALMLQPVGARVDEWGFVAAAAYVIVKAVIAVTLWGVTAIGYFLAPVGWPERIIAFVSAALLVLEYPWTDPVGFAACGAFFAYQFWKAHGARGAVKAAE; encoded by the coding sequence ATGACTGCCGAAGACGTCGCCGCTTTATCGCCGAAGCCGCTGCCGGGCCAGACCAAGACCGAGGCCCAGCTCGAAAAGGGATGGAGCGGCACCTTCGAAGGTCGCGCGTTATTCTGGATCGCTGTCGCCTTCTCCGCCTTCCAGATCGTCACCGCCATGTTCAGCCCGCTCGCGAGTCAGATCGTGCGCTCGGTGCACGTCGGCTTCCTGATGCTGATGGTGTTCGGCGTCGCCTCGACTTTGACGGGCCGGCAGCCGGTAAAGATCGCCCTCTGGGCGCTCGGCATCATCGGCTTCGTGTTGGGCCTCTATCATTGGGTTTTCTACGCCGACCTTATCGTTCGCGCCGGCGATCCCGACATGCAGGATATCATCGTCGGCGTCATCGTCGTGATCCTGGTTTTCGAAGCGGGCCGCCGCATGATGGGTCCGCTGCTGCCGATCATCTGCGCGGTCTTTCTCGCCTACGGTCTGTTCGGCCAATACCTGCCGAGCCCGCTCAACACCCGCGGCTACGACTTCTCCCAGGTCGTCGATCAGATGTTCCTCGGTACCGAGGGCATCTACGGCACGCCGATTTACGTGTCCTCGACCTACATCTTCCTCTTCATCCTGTTCGGCGCCTTCCTCGAGAAGGCGGGCATGATCAGCCTGTTCACCGATCTCGCCATGGGCACCGTCGGCCATGCGCGGGGCGGCCCGGCCAAGGTCGCGGTAATCTCCTCGGGCCTGATGGGCACCATCAACGGCTCCGGCATCGCCAACGTCGTGACCGTTGGCCAGTTCACGATTCCGCTGATGAAGCGCTTCGGCTACCCGTCCTATTTTGCCGGCGCGGTCGAAGCGACCTCCTCGATGGGCGGCCAGATCATGCCGCCGGTCATGGGCGCCGTCGCTTTCATCATGGCCGAGACGATCAACGTGCCCTACTCGGCGGTCTGCATCGCCGCTGTCGTGCCGGCCGTGCTTTATTACTATTCGGCCTTCTGGGCCGTGCATCTGGAGGCCGGCAAACGCGGCCTCGTCGGCTTGCCAAAAGATCAGTGCCCGAGCGCGCTCAAAGCGCTGAAGAGCAACTGGTTCCTCCTGATGCCGCTGGCGGCCTTGGTGGTGCTGTTGTTCGCCGGCTATACGCCGTTGTTCGCCGGCACGGTGGGCCTCGGCCTCACGGTCATGGTGATCTTCAGCTATCCGATCGTTGCGGCACTGCCCCAACCGGTCCTGCGCATCGTCTTCTGGATCCTGCTCGGCCTCAGCGCGGCGCTGTTCTTCGAGTATGGAATCTGGCTGCTGATTGGCATGGTCGCGGCGCTGATGCTCGTCACCATTTGGGTCAAAGGCGGCCGCGACACACTCACCATCGCGCTCAACAGTCTTGCCGACGGCGCCCGCCATGCGTTGCCGGTCGGCGTTGCCTGCGCTCTCGTCGGCACGATCATTGGCACGCTGACGCTTACCGGCGCGGCGACCAATTTCGTGCGCGTGATCGTGTCGGTCGGCGAAAGCTCCATCTTCCTGTCGCTGTGCCTGACCGCGCTTACCTCGCTCATCCTCGGCATGGGCATCCCGACCATCCCGAACTACATCATCACTTCTTCCATCGCGGCACCGGCATTGCTGCATCTCGGCGTCCCGCTGATCGTGTCGCACATGTTCGTGTTCTACTTCGGCATCATGGCGGACTTGACGCCGCCAGTTGCCCTCGCAGCCTTCGCCGCGGCATCGATCGCCAAGGAAAGCGGCTTCAAGATCGGATGGACGGCGGTGAAGATCGCGCTGCCGGGCTGGATCGTGCCGTTCATGGCGATCTATTCACCGGCGCTCATGTTGCAGCCGGTGGGCGCACGCGTCGACGAATGGGGCTTCGTCGCAGCCGCCGCTTATGTGATCGTCAAAGCGGTCATCGCCGTCACGCTGTGGGGCGTGACCGCCATCGGCTATTTCCTCGCCCCGGTGGGTTGGCCGGAGCGCATCATCGCCTTCGTGTCCGCGGCCTTGCTGGTGCTGGAATATCCGTGGACCGACCCCGTCGGCTTTGCGGCCTGCGGCGCCTTCTTCGCGTATCAGTTCTGGAAGGCGCACGGCGCACGCGGCGCCGTGAAGGCGGCCGAGTAG
- a CDS encoding metal ABC transporter ATP-binding protein produces the protein MNAVEFDHVSLRVGRRTVLSDISFAIRAGEFIGVLGPNGAGKTTLMRSILGLLPPASGTVHVFGRAPERGNPAIGYLPQLRTVQPDLRVRGFDFIASSLKGHRWGLPSHSAKDRMAIEATLDAVGARDLAMRPLSDMSGGERQRLLLAQALIGDPQLLLLDEPLISLDARHQEVVIDVVRKVCRERGITVLFSAHELNQLLGTLDRVLYLGNKQAELGTVDEVVTAPVLSRLYGTEIEVVRAAGHIFVMSRGRDVEREAHMHDHDHGHGHEHEHHH, from the coding sequence ATGAACGCCGTCGAGTTCGATCACGTCAGCCTGCGCGTTGGCAGGCGCACGGTCCTCTCCGACATCAGCTTCGCGATCCGCGCCGGCGAATTCATCGGCGTGCTCGGCCCCAATGGTGCCGGCAAGACCACGCTCATGCGATCGATCCTCGGCCTGCTGCCGCCGGCGAGCGGCACCGTGCACGTGTTCGGCCGCGCGCCCGAGCGCGGCAACCCGGCCATTGGCTACCTGCCGCAACTGCGCACGGTACAGCCCGACTTGCGCGTGCGCGGCTTCGACTTCATCGCCTCCTCGCTCAAAGGTCATCGCTGGGGCCTACCCTCGCATTCGGCGAAGGACAGGATGGCGATCGAGGCCACGCTCGACGCCGTCGGCGCCCGCGACCTCGCCATGCGTCCTTTGAGCGACATGTCGGGCGGGGAGCGCCAGCGCTTGCTGCTGGCGCAAGCGCTGATCGGCGATCCGCAACTGCTGCTTCTCGACGAGCCGTTGATCAGCCTCGATGCCCGCCATCAGGAAGTCGTCATCGACGTCGTGCGCAAAGTCTGCCGGGAGCGCGGCATCACCGTCCTGTTCAGCGCGCATGAGCTCAACCAATTGCTCGGTACGCTCGATCGCGTGCTCTACCTCGGCAATAAACAGGCCGAGCTCGGCACCGTCGACGAGGTCGTGACGGCACCGGTGCTGTCGCGGCTTTACGGCACGGAGATCGAGGTGGTCCGCGCCGCGGGGCACATTTTCGTCATGTCACGCGGCCGCGACGTCGAACGCGAGGCGCATATGCACGATCATGACCACGGTCATGGGCACGAGCATGAGCATCATCATTAG
- the bioB gene encoding biotin synthase BioB: protein MSLAHETLAGPAVLPLRHDWTREEIRALFALPFADLVFQAAQVHRQHFDPAEVQVSTLLSIKTGGCPEDCGYCSQSAKFDTGLKAGKLMEVEAVLAEARAAKAGGASRFCMGAAWRSPKDRDLDKVCAMVEGVKALGMETCVTLGMLDAAQARKLKDSGLDYYNHNLDTSPEYYSQIITTRTYQDRLDTLEYVRDAGINVCCGGIVGMGEQVEDRVGMIASLANLPVHPESVPINMLMQVEGTPLGESAKIDALDFVRTIAVARITMPASFVRLSAGREHMSDETQALCFMAGANSIFCGPKLLTTPNPARDRDFALLDKLGMRVME, encoded by the coding sequence ATGTCGCTCGCCCACGAAACCTTGGCCGGCCCGGCCGTCCTGCCGCTCCGCCACGATTGGACGCGCGAGGAGATCCGGGCGCTGTTCGCATTGCCCTTCGCCGATTTGGTTTTCCAGGCCGCGCAGGTGCATCGGCAGCATTTCGATCCGGCCGAGGTGCAGGTTTCCACGCTGTTGTCGATCAAGACGGGCGGCTGCCCGGAGGATTGCGGCTATTGCTCGCAATCGGCGAAGTTCGACACGGGGCTGAAGGCCGGCAAACTGATGGAAGTCGAGGCGGTGCTCGCCGAGGCCCGCGCGGCCAAGGCAGGCGGCGCGTCCCGCTTCTGCATGGGGGCGGCTTGGCGCTCGCCCAAGGATCGCGATCTCGACAAGGTCTGCGCCATGGTCGAGGGCGTGAAGGCACTCGGCATGGAGACCTGCGTCACGCTCGGCATGCTCGACGCGGCCCAGGCGCGCAAGCTCAAGGACTCCGGCCTCGACTACTACAACCACAACCTCGACACGTCGCCCGAGTACTACAGCCAGATCATCACCACGCGGACCTATCAGGACCGGCTCGACACGCTCGAGTACGTGCGCGACGCCGGCATCAATGTCTGCTGCGGCGGCATCGTCGGCATGGGCGAGCAGGTGGAAGACCGTGTCGGCATGATCGCGTCGCTGGCCAATCTGCCGGTGCATCCGGAGAGCGTGCCGATCAACATGCTGATGCAGGTCGAGGGCACGCCGCTTGGCGAGTCGGCGAAGATCGATGCGTTGGATTTCGTGCGGACGATCGCGGTCGCGCGCATCACCATGCCGGCGTCGTTCGTGCGGCTGTCGGCCGGCCGCGAGCATATGAGCGACGAGACGCAAGCCTTGTGCTTCATGGCCGGCGCGAATTCGATCTTCTGCGGCCCGAAGCTGCTGACGACCCCCAATCCCGCGCGCGATCGCGACTTCGCGCTCCTCGATAAGCTCGGCATGCGGGTGATGGAGTAG
- a CDS encoding metal ABC transporter permease produces the protein MFQYEFMTNAFTAAGIVAVVSGLTGFFLVMRGQTFAGHALSHIGFAGATGAGLIGLTPLWGLVGFTVAAGVVMGWLSERLSNRDVAIGVVLALALGFGLLFLHYYTSFATQATALLFGNVLAVDRATIIALTALSLLTLLGLAAIMRPLIFSSLQPELAEAKGVPLRFISTAFLAIVALAVAACAQIVGVLLVFTLMVGPPAAAQRVTTGLWSGLILSAVLALAEAWLGLTVAFYTDWPVSFCIAALSAIGYFAALMWPARAGHAALH, from the coding sequence ATGTTTCAATATGAATTCATGACCAACGCCTTCACCGCCGCAGGCATCGTCGCGGTGGTGTCGGGTCTCACCGGCTTCTTCCTGGTGATGCGCGGGCAGACGTTTGCCGGCCACGCGCTGTCGCACATCGGCTTTGCCGGCGCGACCGGCGCCGGTCTGATCGGCCTCACCCCGCTTTGGGGCCTCGTCGGCTTCACCGTCGCCGCGGGTGTGGTGATGGGCTGGCTGAGCGAGCGTCTGAGCAATCGCGACGTCGCCATCGGCGTGGTGCTGGCGCTTGCGCTCGGCTTCGGCCTGTTGTTCCTGCACTATTATACGTCGTTCGCAACGCAGGCGACCGCGCTCCTGTTCGGCAATGTGCTTGCCGTCGATCGCGCGACCATCATCGCCCTCACCGCGCTCAGTTTGCTGACGCTGCTCGGCCTCGCCGCGATCATGCGGCCTTTGATCTTTTCCAGCCTTCAGCCGGAGCTTGCCGAAGCCAAGGGCGTGCCGCTGCGCTTCATCTCGACGGCCTTCCTCGCCATCGTCGCCCTCGCGGTCGCAGCCTGTGCGCAGATCGTCGGCGTCCTCCTGGTGTTCACTCTGATGGTCGGCCCGCCGGCCGCAGCGCAGCGCGTCACCACCGGACTGTGGAGCGGCCTCATCCTCTCGGCCGTGCTGGCGCTGGCGGAAGCCTGGCTCGGCCTCACCGTCGCTTTCTACACCGACTGGCCGGTGAGCTTCTGCATCGCCGCGCTCAGTGCGATCGGTTACTTCGCGGCGCTGATGTGGCCGGCGCGCGCCGGCCATGCTGCACTGCACTAG
- a CDS encoding regulator, whose protein sequence is MSTATTTAFKPKLWTPGDWNAFFGFGTNILVNMLVLTGLLRFVIKMPDSIVFGRILPALGLMMCLSTLYYAWLAYRLAVKTGRSDVCALPSGVSVPHMFVVTFVIMLPITLKTNDPIKGWEAGLVWVFFQSFILMIGGFVAPYVRKITPRAALLGTLAGVSITFISMRPALEMFMTPQIGLVCFAIILVSWFGGVKYPMGIPAGLVAIAVGMLIAWGSNLFGLNIGGMSGAKVSEALSSFGFSVPLPAVGHVFSGFEYLGVILVTAIPFGIYDLVEAMDNVESAEAAGDHFPTTRVLTADGIVSLIGCLMGNPFINAVYIGHPGWKAMGGRIGYSAATGLMVIVLSWFGVISLMLAVIPVVAISPILLYIGMLIGAQAFQTTPAKHAPAIVLALTPHLAGWATTLLNGALGAAGLGFAAVHAPEFVGKMAAQGVLYHGLEIMGGGAILAGLVLGAIGVCVIEREFTKAAAFSLAGAVLTYFGFMHGEAVGVGGGFGVTPGVAFAYLVVAAFLFALSKQPAVVEAPMKVAVPAE, encoded by the coding sequence ATGAGCACTGCGACGACGACGGCTTTCAAGCCGAAGCTATGGACGCCAGGCGATTGGAATGCCTTCTTCGGTTTCGGCACGAACATCCTCGTCAACATGCTGGTGCTCACCGGTTTGTTGCGCTTCGTCATCAAGATGCCGGACTCGATCGTGTTCGGCCGCATCCTCCCGGCGCTCGGGCTCATGATGTGCCTGTCCACGCTGTATTACGCATGGCTCGCGTATCGCTTGGCGGTGAAGACCGGTCGCAGCGATGTTTGCGCCTTGCCGTCGGGCGTCAGCGTGCCGCACATGTTCGTGGTCACTTTCGTGATCATGCTGCCGATCACGCTGAAGACCAACGATCCCATCAAAGGCTGGGAAGCCGGCCTCGTCTGGGTGTTCTTCCAGAGCTTCATCCTGATGATCGGCGGCTTCGTCGCGCCTTACGTGCGCAAGATCACGCCGCGCGCGGCCCTGCTCGGCACGCTGGCCGGCGTGTCGATCACCTTCATCTCGATGCGTCCGGCGCTCGAGATGTTCATGACGCCGCAGATCGGCCTGGTCTGTTTCGCCATAATCCTGGTGAGCTGGTTCGGTGGCGTGAAGTATCCGATGGGTATCCCGGCTGGACTCGTCGCCATCGCGGTCGGCATGCTCATCGCCTGGGGTTCGAACCTGTTCGGTTTGAATATCGGCGGCATGAGCGGCGCCAAGGTCTCCGAAGCTTTGTCGTCCTTCGGCTTCTCGGTGCCGCTGCCGGCCGTCGGTCACGTGTTCTCGGGCTTTGAATATCTTGGCGTGATCCTGGTGACCGCGATCCCGTTCGGCATCTACGATCTCGTCGAGGCGATGGACAACGTCGAGAGCGCCGAAGCGGCCGGCGATCATTTTCCGACGACGCGCGTGCTTACCGCCGACGGCATCGTCAGCCTGATCGGCTGCCTGATGGGCAACCCCTTCATCAACGCGGTGTATATCGGCCATCCGGGGTGGAAGGCGATGGGCGGCCGCATTGGCTATTCGGCCGCGACCGGCCTGATGGTGATCGTGCTGTCCTGGTTCGGCGTGATTTCGCTGATGCTCGCGGTCATTCCGGTGGTCGCGATCTCACCGATCCTTCTCTACATCGGCATGCTGATCGGCGCGCAGGCGTTCCAGACGACGCCCGCCAAACATGCGCCGGCGATCGTGCTGGCGCTCACGCCGCATCTCGCCGGCTGGGCGACGACGCTGCTCAACGGCGCGCTCGGCGCCGCCGGCCTCGGCTTCGCCGCGGTCCACGCGCCGGAGTTCGTCGGCAAGATGGCGGCGCAGGGCGTGCTCTATCACGGCCTCGAGATCATGGGTGGCGGCGCGATTCTCGCCGGCCTCGTGCTTGGCGCCATCGGCGTCTGCGTCATCGAACGCGAGTTTACGAAGGCGGCGGCGTTCTCGCTCGCCGGAGCAGTGCTGACTTATTTCGGCTTCATGCACGGTGAAGCGGTCGGCGTTGGCGGCGGCTTTGGCGTCACGCCGGGCGTGGCTTTCGCCTACCTTGTCGTGGCGGCATTCCTGTTCGCGTTGTCGAAGCAGCCGGCCGTGGTCGAAGCGCCGATGAAGGTGGCCGTACCTGCCGAATGA
- a CDS encoding cysteine hydrolase family protein has product MITITAEPQSVQIDLARTALLIIDMQRDFLEPGGFGETLGNDVSLLEAAVDPCKAVLAAARDTGMLVIHTREGHRPDLSDAPPAKIERGAPSKRIGDLGPMGRILIRGEPGHDIIDALYPIEGEPVIDKPGKGAFYQTDLQLVLQNNGIENLLVCGVTTEVCVNTTVREANDRGYRCVVLGDCCASYFPEFHAMGLKMIKAQGGIFGWVSDSRAMVAAVGTAAKPSLKYAQGSGS; this is encoded by the coding sequence ATGATCACCATCACCGCCGAACCGCAGTCAGTTCAGATTGACCTCGCGCGAACAGCGCTTCTCATCATCGACATGCAGCGCGACTTCCTGGAGCCCGGCGGCTTCGGCGAGACGCTCGGCAACGACGTCAGTCTGCTCGAGGCCGCCGTCGACCCGTGCAAAGCGGTGCTCGCCGCTGCGCGCGATACCGGCATGCTCGTCATTCATACGCGCGAGGGGCACCGCCCCGATCTCTCCGACGCACCTCCGGCCAAGATCGAGCGCGGCGCGCCATCGAAGCGCATCGGTGATTTGGGCCCGATGGGCCGCATCCTCATTCGCGGCGAACCGGGTCACGACATCATCGACGCGCTTTATCCGATCGAGGGCGAACCGGTCATCGACAAGCCGGGCAAGGGCGCCTTCTACCAGACCGATCTGCAACTCGTGCTGCAGAACAACGGCATCGAGAACCTGCTCGTCTGCGGCGTCACCACCGAAGTGTGCGTCAACACCACCGTGCGCGAGGCCAATGACCGTGGCTATCGCTGCGTCGTCTTGGGCGACTGCTGCGCTTCTTACTTTCCGGAATTCCATGCGATGGGCTTGAAGATGATCAAGGCCCAGGGCGGCATTTTCGGCTGGGTGTCGGACTCGCGCGCAATGGTCGCTGCGGTCGGCACGGCGGCCAAGCCTTCGCTGAAATATGCACAGGGGAGTGGGTCATGA
- the crcB gene encoding fluoride efflux transporter CrcB produces the protein MGYLIVFLGGGLGATVRHGINLGIARVLGTGFPYATLLINITGSLIMGLAAAYFAFKGDTSQHWRLFFTTGILGGYTTFSTFSLDTALLYERGDVGLAALYVLLSVTISIAGLFAGFAVVRSLA, from the coding sequence ATGGGCTACCTCATCGTTTTCCTCGGCGGCGGCCTCGGCGCGACCGTGCGCCACGGCATCAATCTCGGCATCGCCCGCGTGCTCGGCACGGGCTTTCCCTACGCGACGCTCCTGATCAACATCACCGGCTCGCTGATCATGGGACTGGCCGCGGCTTATTTCGCCTTCAAGGGCGATACTTCGCAGCACTGGCGGCTGTTCTTCACCACCGGCATCCTCGGCGGCTACACGACGTTCTCGACCTTCTCGCTCGATACGGCGTTGCTCTACGAGCGCGGCGATGTCGGCCTTGCCGCGCTCTATGTGCTGCTCTCGGTCACGATTTCGATCGCCGGCCTGTTCGCGGGTTTTGCCGTGGTGCGCAGCCTGGCGTGA
- a CDS encoding TAXI family TRAP transporter solute-binding subunit: MSRYSKFARLGLFASAVALAPLGAHAEQFINILTGGTGGVYYPLGVAMSKIYAEKIKDSKPSVQATKASVENLNLLQQGRGEIAFTLGDSLADAWNGNTEVGFKSKLDKLRTVAAIYPNYIQIAALKDSGVKTLADLKGKRLSVGAPRSGTELNARAILSGAGMSYKDLGKVEYLPFNESVELMKNRQLDATLISAGLGVSAIRDLCASVDCVIVEVPKAIVEKIGSPYQSVVIPANTYNGQDKDVQAAAVQNYLVTRAGLPDDEVYQMTKSLFDNLPALQAAHSAAKAISLDTAGKNPPVPLHPGAAKFYKEKGVGG; the protein is encoded by the coding sequence ATGTCCCGCTATTCCAAGTTTGCGCGTCTCGGTCTTTTTGCCTCGGCCGTCGCTCTGGCGCCGCTCGGCGCTCACGCCGAGCAGTTCATTAACATCCTCACCGGCGGCACTGGCGGCGTCTATTATCCGCTCGGCGTCGCGATGTCGAAAATCTACGCCGAAAAAATCAAGGATTCGAAACCGTCGGTGCAGGCCACCAAGGCTTCGGTCGAGAATCTCAACCTGCTGCAGCAGGGCCGCGGCGAAATCGCCTTCACGCTCGGCGACTCGCTCGCCGACGCATGGAACGGCAACACCGAAGTCGGTTTCAAGAGCAAGCTCGACAAGCTCCGCACCGTCGCCGCCATCTACCCGAACTACATCCAGATCGCTGCGCTCAAGGATTCCGGCGTGAAGACTCTCGCCGACCTCAAGGGCAAGCGCCTGTCGGTCGGCGCGCCGCGCTCGGGCACCGAACTCAACGCGCGCGCGATCCTCTCCGGCGCCGGCATGTCCTACAAGGATCTCGGCAAGGTCGAGTATCTGCCGTTCAACGAGTCGGTGGAACTGATGAAGAACCGTCAGCTCGACGCCACGCTGATCTCGGCCGGCCTCGGTGTCTCCGCGATCCGCGATCTTTGCGCCTCCGTCGACTGCGTCATCGTCGAAGTGCCGAAGGCCATCGTCGAGAAGATCGGCTCGCCCTATCAGTCTGTCGTCATTCCGGCCAATACCTATAACGGCCAGGACAAGGACGTGCAGGCCGCCGCCGTGCAGAACTATCTCGTCACCCGCGCCGGACTGCCGGACGACGAAGTCTATCAGATGACCAAGTCGCTGTTCGACAATCTGCCCGCGCTGCAAGCGGCGCATTCTGCGGCCAAGGCCATCAGCTTGGATACGGCCGGCAAGAATCCGCCCGTACCCCTGCATCCGGGCGCTGCGAAGTTCTACAAGGAAAAGGGCGTCGGGGGCTGA
- a CDS encoding cysteine rich repeat-containing protein, producing MKRTAAAVALLTILVNGAALAQTDERLQPGRSGSLFSGTPEEQAACRPDSTKYCLDEMPDSLRVLACLQQHRTKLRKACLQVLEAHGQ from the coding sequence ATGAAGCGAACCGCCGCCGCCGTTGCGTTGTTGACCATCCTGGTGAACGGCGCGGCGCTAGCCCAGACGGACGAACGTCTCCAGCCGGGAAGGTCCGGCAGCCTGTTTAGCGGCACGCCGGAAGAACAAGCCGCCTGCCGTCCCGATTCGACGAAGTACTGCCTCGACGAAATGCCGGACAGCCTGCGCGTACTGGCGTGTCTGCAACAGCACCGCACCAAACTGCGCAAAGCCTGCCTTCAGGTGCTGGAGGCGCACGGCCAATAA
- a CDS encoding sugar kinase, producing the protein MTAAPKRTIAIGEATIELARGADGRFALQSGGDTFNTAIYLARAGLNTAFATALGDDPYSDAIAALAKAEGVATDLMMRIPGRLPALTLIDSDAAQGRRLHQWREATPARDLFELPGWGGIAEALATARLIYFSGMTLSLYSNVGLGRFLAAIELARKAGATIAFDGNFRPRDWKADLPRTRTVFAEALKRTDIALPAYDDEAVLWGDPSPDATIARLQAFGVGEIVVKNGPNSASLAAGATREEIPVPEVVTPVDSTAVGDGFNAGYLAARISGSKPADAAQAAHRLAAHVLRHRGAIVPRTGAVMH; encoded by the coding sequence ATGACCGCAGCCCCCAAACGCACCATCGCCATCGGCGAGGCCACCATCGAGCTTGCGCGCGGCGCCGACGGCCGTTTCGCCCTGCAAAGCGGCGGCGACACCTTCAACACCGCGATCTATCTGGCGCGCGCGGGTCTGAACACCGCCTTCGCCACCGCGCTCGGCGATGATCCCTATTCCGACGCCATCGCCGCATTGGCGAAAGCCGAGGGCGTCGCGACCGATCTCATGATGCGCATTCCCGGCCGCCTGCCCGCGCTCACCCTCATCGACAGCGATGCCGCACAGGGACGGCGTCTGCATCAGTGGCGCGAGGCAACCCCGGCGCGCGATCTGTTCGAGTTGCCGGGCTGGGGCGGCATCGCGGAAGCGCTCGCCACCGCGCGTCTGATCTATTTTTCCGGCATGACGCTGTCGCTCTACTCGAATGTCGGGCTCGGCCGTTTCCTCGCGGCGATCGAACTCGCGCGCAAAGCCGGCGCGACGATCGCCTTCGACGGCAATTTCCGCCCGCGCGACTGGAAGGCCGATCTGCCGCGCACGCGCACGGTTTTCGCCGAAGCGCTCAAGCGCACCGACATCGCGTTGCCGGCTTATGACGATGAGGCCGTCCTTTGGGGCGATCCCTCCCCCGACGCCACGATTGCGCGCCTGCAGGCCTTCGGCGTCGGCGAGATCGTCGTCAAGAACGGACCGAACAGCGCCTCGCTCGCGGCCGGCGCCACGCGCGAGGAAATCCCCGTTCCCGAGGTCGTGACGCCGGTCGATAGCACGGCCGTTGGCGATGGCTTCAACGCGGGCTATCTCGCCGCGCGAATCTCCGGCAGCAAGCCAGCCGACGCGGCGCAGGCGGCGCACCGGCTCGCGGCTCATGTGCTGCGCCATCGGGGCGCGATCGTGCCGCGCACCGGCGCGGTGATGCACTAG